A portion of the Gemmatimonadaceae bacterium genome contains these proteins:
- a CDS encoding lytic transglycosylase domain-containing protein translates to MDRKRAAVAATSLAVIAGATIIGMEIGSGAPPAAVTRGVVRPAAVPPIQSLPPAVVVARRPTLSEILDIVLRDRPTAAQLASGSGSRGGFPLGSDEGHVSQILRAYTRDGARADRIAAALVKEARRRKVGSSLLVGVLLTENPWLDPRATSFVGARGLMQVMPFHAGKWGCPSSDLFDIESNICHGVAILADNLSQSRTLPQALLGYNGCVRGTNTPDCRRYPVAVYRHARKGSDSEGKTGRPFAAPARRWTLPN, encoded by the coding sequence ATGGATCGAAAGCGGGCAGCGGTGGCTGCAACGTCGCTGGCAGTGATTGCGGGCGCGACAATCATCGGCATGGAGATCGGCTCGGGAGCCCCTCCGGCAGCGGTGACGCGTGGCGTGGTCCGACCTGCCGCTGTCCCGCCGATTCAGTCACTCCCGCCCGCTGTGGTGGTCGCCAGGCGTCCCACTCTATCCGAGATTCTCGACATTGTTCTGCGTGACCGGCCGACGGCGGCGCAGCTCGCCAGCGGCTCGGGTAGTCGAGGCGGATTCCCTCTGGGAAGTGATGAAGGTCACGTCTCGCAGATCCTTCGCGCGTACACCAGGGACGGTGCGCGCGCCGACCGGATTGCCGCGGCTCTCGTGAAGGAGGCGCGGAGGCGCAAGGTGGGATCGTCGCTTCTCGTCGGCGTGCTGCTCACCGAGAATCCGTGGCTCGATCCGCGCGCAACCAGCTTCGTCGGCGCTCGAGGGCTGATGCAGGTGATGCCGTTCCACGCCGGCAAGTGGGGCTGTCCGTCGTCCGACCTCTTCGACATCGAATCGAACATCTGCCATGGGGTGGCGATTCTTGCCGACAACCTCAGCCAGTCGAGGACGCTGCCGCAGGCGCTGCTTGGATACAATGGCTGCGTGCGCGGCACCAATACCCCCGACTGCCGACGGTACCCTGTCGCGGTTTACCGGCACGCGCGCAAAGGTTCCGACAGCGAAGGCAAGACCGGGCGGCCATTCGCCGCGCCGGCACGTCGCTGGACGCTGCCGAACTAG
- a CDS encoding M20/M25/M40 family metallo-hydrolase, producing MPRLSRITALALLTFAATIAGAQQTQVRLYRTANEHRILGEFMQLLAIPNIASDSAGIARNAAHIIAMMEGRGLAPRLLTGADKKAPPLIYGEWRVPGATRTVVLYAHYDGQPTDPAKWTGSQPWVPVLRSRALESGGQTIPVPPEGTRIDPESRIYARSASDDKAGVFAILTAIDAIKASNLTPTTNVRIVFDGEEEAGSPHLGDIIRANAALLTGDAWLICDGPVHQSGRKQVVYGVRGDMNVDVTVYGANRPLHSGHYGNWAPNPALLLVRLLATMKDESGRVLIRGWYDDVQPLSPLERQAIRDLPPFDDTLRTQLGFMHPEGGGRSLADLINQPSLNINGIVSAEAGPGARNIIPTTAMATLDLRLVKSVDYRRQMQRLVEHIRKQGFTVLDHAPAAAERLKYSRIAMVKQRPGGYNAERTAMDLPISRSVLVAIQSAFPGRTLAIPTLGGSLPLSIISDALHVPTITVPIANYDNNQHAEDESIRIQNLWDGIEMMAALMMLR from the coding sequence ATGCCCAGACTTTCCAGGATTACCGCGCTCGCCCTGCTCACTTTCGCCGCCACCATCGCCGGCGCGCAGCAAACCCAGGTACGGCTGTACCGGACCGCGAACGAGCACCGCATACTCGGCGAATTCATGCAGCTGCTGGCGATCCCCAACATCGCGTCGGACAGCGCCGGGATCGCTCGAAACGCAGCGCACATCATCGCGATGATGGAAGGGCGCGGGCTCGCTCCCCGTCTCCTGACAGGCGCCGACAAGAAAGCGCCACCTCTCATCTACGGCGAGTGGCGCGTTCCCGGCGCCACCCGCACCGTCGTGCTCTACGCGCATTATGACGGACAGCCCACTGATCCGGCGAAGTGGACTGGAAGCCAGCCGTGGGTTCCGGTCCTGCGATCAAGGGCGCTCGAGAGCGGTGGCCAGACGATCCCAGTCCCTCCCGAAGGAACCCGCATTGATCCCGAGTCCCGCATTTACGCTCGCTCCGCATCGGACGACAAAGCCGGCGTGTTCGCGATCCTCACCGCGATCGACGCGATCAAGGCGTCGAACCTCACGCCGACGACGAACGTCCGGATCGTGTTCGATGGAGAGGAGGAGGCCGGCTCACCCCACCTCGGCGACATCATCCGCGCCAACGCGGCGCTGCTGACTGGCGATGCGTGGCTGATTTGCGACGGGCCGGTGCACCAGTCGGGGCGCAAACAGGTCGTTTATGGAGTGCGGGGCGACATGAACGTGGACGTCACCGTCTATGGGGCCAACCGGCCGCTTCACAGCGGACATTACGGGAACTGGGCACCTAATCCCGCCCTTCTCCTCGTGCGACTGCTGGCGACGATGAAAGACGAGTCAGGTCGCGTGCTCATTCGCGGCTGGTATGATGACGTACAGCCACTCAGCCCGCTCGAGCGCCAGGCGATCCGCGATCTGCCGCCGTTCGACGACACGCTGCGCACCCAGCTCGGCTTCATGCATCCCGAAGGCGGAGGCAGATCGCTCGCCGATCTGATCAATCAGCCGTCGCTCAACATCAACGGGATCGTGAGCGCCGAGGCGGGCCCTGGCGCGCGGAACATCATTCCGACGACTGCAATGGCGACCCTCGACCTGCGACTGGTGAAGTCGGTGGACTACCGCCGCCAGATGCAGCGGCTCGTCGAGCACATCCGAAAACAGGGATTCACCGTGCTCGATCACGCGCCGGCGGCGGCCGAACGACTGAAGTATTCGCGCATCGCAATGGTGAAGCAGCGACCCGGTGGATACAACGCCGAGCGCACTGCAATGGATCTGCCCATCTCGCGATCAGTGCTCGTCGCGATCCAGTCGGCTTTCCCGGGACGCACTCTGGCGATTCCGACGCTCGGCGGAAGTCTGCCGTTGTCCATCATCAGCGATGCACTTCACGTTCCGACGATAACGGTGCCGATCGCCAACTATGACAACAATCAGCACGCCGAGGACGAAAGCATCCGGATTCAGAATCTGTGGGACGGAATCGAGATGATGGCCGCTCTGATGATGCTCAGGTAG